The proteins below come from a single Candidatus Cloacimonadota bacterium genomic window:
- a CDS encoding bifunctional folylpolyglutamate synthase/dihydrofolate synthase yields the protein MKYQEFLDYIYQRHSGNVKLGLDRILNVLKAMNNPNEKLQGIHIAGTNGKGSTAAICEALCLAHGLSTGMNTSPHLVDYRERFRINGKNIELKTLIEKYKTWETILEENEASFFEITTSLAFLIFYEIEVEAAIFEVGLGGRLDGTNPFQSTVSVITSISLDHTKSLGDTIEKIAFEKAGILKNKTPLVLGKLPDNADDVITEIADEKNVPIVRSGKDFKVENVKFTIDGTKFDYEYKDFTWKNLNLNLLGEHQASNAAVALTSFIAFMQKIGKNVSEKKVRKALNQVNWPGRMQIIHHHPTVIVDGAHNEEGVRALKNNLLEMFPNRKIHFVLAILRDKNLESIIKDICEVSYKVFIAKNQSQRAAEIEEQLEIAKKYHNNFEVIHDVVDAAKTAIKQAEDDDIVMISGSLYTISEILKVKNL from the coding sequence ATGAAATATCAGGAATTTTTAGATTATATTTATCAACGACATTCTGGAAATGTAAAACTGGGATTGGACAGAATTTTGAATGTTTTGAAAGCGATGAACAATCCTAATGAAAAATTACAGGGAATTCATATTGCTGGAACGAATGGAAAAGGTTCTACTGCAGCGATCTGCGAAGCTTTGTGTCTGGCTCATGGGCTTTCAACCGGCATGAATACATCTCCACATTTGGTGGATTATCGCGAACGTTTTCGCATAAATGGCAAAAATATTGAACTGAAAACCTTAATAGAAAAATATAAAACGTGGGAAACAATCTTAGAAGAAAATGAAGCTTCTTTTTTTGAGATCACAACATCTCTCGCTTTTCTTATATTTTACGAAATAGAAGTAGAAGCTGCTATTTTTGAAGTTGGTTTGGGTGGACGATTGGATGGAACAAATCCATTTCAGTCAACCGTATCTGTAATCACTTCTATCTCTCTCGATCACACTAAAAGCCTGGGCGATACAATAGAGAAAATAGCTTTTGAGAAGGCTGGAATTTTAAAAAATAAAACTCCACTAGTTTTGGGTAAATTACCCGATAATGCCGATGATGTAATCACTGAAATTGCTGATGAAAAAAATGTCCCCATCGTCAGATCTGGAAAAGATTTCAAAGTGGAAAATGTTAAATTCACAATTGATGGAACAAAATTTGATTATGAGTACAAAGACTTTACTTGGAAGAACTTGAATCTGAACCTTCTGGGTGAACATCAAGCTTCCAACGCAGCCGTTGCTTTAACCTCATTTATAGCTTTCATGCAGAAAATTGGAAAAAATGTTTCTGAAAAAAAAGTTCGAAAGGCTCTGAATCAAGTTAATTGGCCGGGCCGAATGCAGATCATCCATCATCATCCAACCGTAATTGTGGATGGTGCGCACAATGAAGAAGGCGTGCGAGCTTTGAAGAACAATCTTTTGGAAATGTTTCCCAATAGAAAAATCCATTTTGTACTGGCAATTTTGCGAGATAAAAATCTGGAATCGATTATTAAGGATATTTGTGAAGTAAGCTATAAAGTATTTATTGCAAAGAACCAGTCTCAGCGTGCTGCTGAAATCGAAGAACAGCTGGAAATTGCAAAGAAGTATCACAATAATTTTGAAGTTATTCATGATGTAGTTGATGCTGCCAAGACTGCCATAAAGCAAGCCGAGGATGATGATATTGTTATGATTTCAGGTTCTTTATATACA